One part of the Corallococcus caeni genome encodes these proteins:
- a CDS encoding methyl-accepting chemotaxis protein, translating into MTPPPELRSLGRWTTRPRIPGSCLGVGVAFLHIHLSHTLPEAGRTPLTWLMFCALALFISVGYARDTRALRTLFALGEGRLPVTSEHLLVAVQEVAAIPGRSFWFVMQGWLGGTLTVALAFPTLAHVPWTEGLRVTVLGLSIGPLSAMLVYLMVVRRARATLERLVELGPSPLEVLAALPPRRMHIRRRLVVFTAIAVLGPSLFILDVAFTRTVTVVDAWAQATTPTERAEVIARARKGEEPPLGLIAGLVTLLILGTAALAGTALAEPLRAITEDATRIARGEVRPPRVIHAEDEVWATSAAFTQMQVQLVQALSQLKRAGIQISSTTEQLVATSTEQEVGADEQAGALNATSATTEELARSAQQIADNAESVSAIAETTFGAAQSGQRGATAFLGAMQRMKEDNEAIADAVVRLNKRVQQIGKVVEFINEIADKSDLLALNAELEGTKAGEVGRGFSLVAAEMRRLAENVIRSTKEIEGLIGEIRDATNGAVMATEAGLKTTELGTLLAAQVDDSLGLILELARQTSHAVRSISLATLQQQTGTDQLAAAMGDILRVTEQNAAATKQMVAANADLSALAADLQHVVQRFHVEPVPGGEPTAAPGASGATGGA; encoded by the coding sequence ATGACGCCGCCGCCGGAGCTTCGCTCGCTGGGGCGCTGGACGACGCGGCCGCGCATCCCGGGCAGCTGCCTGGGCGTGGGGGTGGCGTTCCTGCACATCCACCTGTCGCACACGCTGCCGGAGGCCGGCCGCACGCCGCTGACGTGGCTGATGTTCTGCGCGCTCGCGCTGTTCATCAGCGTGGGGTACGCGCGCGACACGCGGGCCCTGCGCACGCTGTTCGCGCTGGGCGAGGGGCGGCTGCCCGTCACGTCGGAGCACCTGCTGGTGGCGGTCCAGGAGGTGGCGGCCATCCCCGGCCGCAGCTTCTGGTTCGTGATGCAGGGGTGGCTGGGCGGCACGCTGACGGTGGCGCTGGCCTTCCCCACGCTCGCGCACGTGCCGTGGACGGAGGGCCTGCGGGTGACGGTGCTGGGGCTGTCCATCGGCCCCTTGAGCGCGATGCTCGTCTACCTGATGGTGGTGCGCCGCGCGCGGGCCACGCTGGAGCGGCTGGTGGAGCTGGGGCCGTCGCCGCTGGAGGTGCTGGCCGCGCTGCCGCCCCGGCGCATGCACATCCGCCGCCGGCTGGTGGTGTTCACCGCCATCGCGGTCCTGGGGCCGTCCCTCTTCATCCTGGACGTGGCCTTCACGCGCACGGTGACGGTGGTGGACGCGTGGGCCCAGGCCACCACGCCGACGGAGCGGGCGGAGGTGATTGCGCGGGCGCGCAAGGGAGAGGAGCCGCCGCTGGGACTCATCGCGGGGCTCGTGACGCTGCTCATCCTGGGCACCGCGGCGCTCGCGGGCACGGCGCTGGCGGAGCCCCTGCGCGCCATCACCGAGGACGCGACGCGCATCGCGCGCGGCGAGGTGCGGCCTCCGCGCGTCATCCACGCCGAGGACGAGGTGTGGGCCACCTCCGCGGCCTTCACCCAGATGCAGGTGCAGCTGGTGCAGGCCCTGTCGCAGCTCAAGCGGGCGGGCATCCAAATCTCCTCCACGACGGAGCAGCTGGTGGCCACCAGCACGGAGCAGGAGGTGGGCGCGGACGAGCAGGCCGGCGCGCTCAACGCCACCAGCGCCACCACGGAGGAGCTGGCCCGGTCCGCGCAGCAGATCGCCGACAACGCGGAGTCCGTGTCCGCCATCGCGGAGACGACCTTCGGCGCGGCGCAGTCCGGCCAGCGCGGCGCCACCGCCTTCCTGGGCGCCATGCAGCGCATGAAGGAGGACAACGAGGCCATCGCGGACGCGGTGGTGCGCCTCAACAAGCGCGTGCAGCAGATTGGCAAGGTGGTGGAGTTCATCAACGAGATCGCCGACAAGTCCGACCTGCTGGCGCTCAACGCGGAGCTGGAGGGGACGAAGGCGGGCGAGGTGGGGCGGGGCTTCTCCCTGGTGGCGGCGGAGATGCGTCGGCTGGCGGAGAACGTCATCCGCTCCACGAAGGAGATTGAAGGCCTCATCGGGGAGATCCGCGACGCGACCAACGGCGCGGTGATGGCCACGGAGGCGGGCCTCAAGACGACGGAGCTGGGCACGCTGCTGGCGGCGCAGGTGGACGACAGCCTGGGGCTCATCCTGGAGCTGGCGCGGCAGACGTCGCACGCGGTGCGCAGCATCTCGCTGGCGACGCTCCAGCAGCAGACGGGCACGGATCAGCTGGCGGCGGCCATGGGCGACATCCTGCGCGTCACCGAGCAGAACGCCGCGGCCACCAAGCAGATGGTGGCGGCCAACGCGGACCTGTCCGCCCTGGCGGCGGACCTGCAACACGTGGTGCAGCGCTTCCACGTGGAGCCCGTGCCCGGTGGCGAGCCCACCGCGGCTCCCGGCGCGTCCGGCGCGACGGGAGGTGCGTGA
- a CDS encoding chemotaxis protein CheW, with protein MAALESETRQSYLVFACGSSWYAVPAEAAAEVVTFPELTRVPGSPPHLLGVFAHRGEVIPVVDMSLLVGGVTAGSRRAVLVRLSRGTLALTASNVAGVSALMGPLEPLGPSGVHVHLRGPVKSGSRDVAVIDPEGLFDHLSQGG; from the coding sequence ATGGCCGCCCTAGAGTCGGAAACACGCCAGTCCTATCTCGTCTTCGCGTGTGGAAGCAGTTGGTACGCGGTGCCCGCGGAAGCCGCGGCGGAGGTCGTCACCTTCCCCGAGCTGACGCGGGTACCGGGTTCCCCGCCCCACCTGCTGGGAGTGTTCGCGCACCGGGGTGAAGTCATCCCCGTCGTGGACATGAGCCTGCTGGTGGGCGGGGTCACCGCCGGGTCCCGCCGCGCCGTCCTGGTGCGGCTGTCCCGCGGCACGCTGGCCCTCACCGCCAGCAACGTCGCCGGCGTGTCCGCCCTCATGGGACCGCTGGAGCCCCTGGGCCCTTCCGGCGTGCACGTCCACCTGCGCGGCCCCGTGAAGAGCGGCTCGCGCGACGTGGCCGTCATCGACCCGGAAGGCCTCTTCGACCACCTCAGCCAGGGCGGCTAG
- a CDS encoding OmpA family protein: MRRISLWAGLALAVAVLTGCPPTYPKCNNDEQCQEKGEVCVQGQCQECATDANCREGFTCQANKCAPKPPECTTDTACGTGRICEAGKCAEAQCKDDSACNGGKCQAGRCQAPKDTCTASTDCGEGQECQSGKCVTADASSKCDYSPVRFGFNESTLDSSAQSRLGELAACIKASQGKITLGGHADERGTEEYNLQLSNRRAAAVKRYLTDLGVPGNRLSTVGYGETRPVSSAATEEGWAENRRVEFQR, from the coding sequence ATGCGTCGGATTTCGCTTTGGGCCGGGTTGGCCCTCGCCGTGGCCGTGCTGACCGGGTGCCCGCCCACCTACCCCAAGTGCAACAACGACGAGCAGTGCCAGGAGAAGGGCGAGGTCTGCGTCCAGGGCCAGTGCCAGGAGTGCGCGACGGACGCGAACTGCCGTGAGGGCTTCACCTGCCAGGCCAACAAGTGCGCGCCCAAGCCGCCCGAGTGCACCACGGACACGGCCTGTGGCACCGGCCGCATCTGCGAGGCCGGCAAGTGCGCCGAGGCCCAGTGCAAGGACGACTCCGCGTGCAACGGTGGCAAGTGCCAGGCCGGCCGCTGCCAGGCCCCCAAGGACACCTGCACCGCCAGCACCGACTGCGGTGAGGGCCAGGAGTGCCAGTCCGGCAAGTGCGTGACGGCGGACGCCAGCTCCAAGTGCGACTACTCGCCGGTGCGCTTCGGCTTCAACGAGTCCACCCTGGACTCCAGCGCGCAGTCGCGCCTGGGTGAGCTGGCGGCCTGCATCAAGGCCAGCCAGGGCAAGATCACCCTGGGCGGCCACGCGGACGAGCGCGGCACGGAGGAGTACAACCTCCAGCTGTCCAACCGCCGCGCCGCGGCCGTGAAGCGCTACCTGACCGACCTGGGCGTGCCGGGCAACCGGCTGTCCACGGTGGGCTATGGTGAGACCCGCCCGGTGTCCAGCGCGGCCACCGAGGAAGGCTGGGCGGAGAACCGCCGCGTGGAGTTCCAGCGCTAG
- a CDS encoding protein CrdC, producing the protein MLPAGRVEGTLLCHVGPHRIAFEAGEVASIAAPDAGMVCAHRAFQGAGGAQRVLVTATGGTVGVDGLEIDSEVLSVLPPSPVVAGASGGSLRGFVLTRGVLWPLLRLEAFQRYLLDLAAEGA; encoded by the coding sequence ATGCTTCCCGCGGGCCGGGTCGAGGGGACGCTCCTGTGCCACGTGGGGCCGCACCGCATCGCCTTCGAGGCGGGCGAGGTGGCCTCCATCGCCGCGCCGGACGCGGGCATGGTGTGCGCCCACCGGGCCTTCCAGGGCGCCGGCGGCGCCCAGCGCGTGCTCGTGACGGCCACCGGGGGAACGGTGGGCGTGGACGGGCTGGAGATTGACTCGGAGGTGCTGTCGGTGCTGCCGCCCTCGCCGGTGGTGGCCGGGGCCTCCGGGGGCAGCCTGCGCGGCTTCGTGCTGACCCGCGGGGTGCTCTGGCCGCTGCTGCGCCTGGAGGCCTTCCAGCGCTACCTGCTGGACCTGGCCGCGGAGGGCGCATGA